Genomic DNA from Pseudomonas fluorescens:
CGCTTCAAGCTGGTGAACTGGATCGCCCGCATCTACGTGTCGTTCTTTCGCGGTACGCCGTTGCTGGTGCAGTTGTTCGTGATCTATTACGGGTTGCCGCAACTGGGCATCGAGCTGGATCCGCTGCCCGCGGCCCTGATCGGTTTCTCGCTGAACATGGCTGCCTATGCGTGTGAAATCCTGCGGGCCGCCATCAGTTCCATCGAGCGCGGCCAGTGGGAAGCGGCGGCGAGTATCGGCATGACCCGCGCCCAGACCCTGCGCCGGGCCATCCTGCCGCAAGCGGCACGCACGGCGCTGCCACCGTTGGGCAACAGCTTCATTTCCCTGGTCAAGGACACTGCGCTGGCGGCGACCATCCAGGTACCGGAGCTGTTCCGCCAGGCGCAGCTGATCACCGCGCGAACCTTCGAAATCTTCACCATGTACCTTGCCGCCGCGCTGATCTATTGGGTTCTTGCTACCGTGCTCTCGCACCTGCAGAACGTCCTGGAAGCACGGGTCAATCGGCATGACCAGGAGTCCTGACCCATGATTGTCGTGGAAAAACTGACAAAGCAGTTCAAGGGTCAGGTGGTGCTCAACGGCATCGACTTGAAGATCGAAGAAGGCGAAGTGGTTGCGATCATCGGCCCCAGCGGCTCGGGCAAGACCACCTTCCTGCGCTGCCTGAACTTCCTCGAAGAACCCAGCAGTGGCCGGATCAAGGTCGGCGACATCGAAATCGATGGCAGTCGCCCGCTGAACCAGCAACAGGGCCTGGTGCGCCGTTTGCGCCAGCAGGTGGGCTTCGTGTTCCAGAACTTCAACCTGTTTCCCCATCGCACCGCATTGGAAAATGTCACTGAAGGCCCGCAGGTGGTGAAGAAAATTCCTCGCACCGAAGCCGAAGCCCTGGGGCGCAAGCTGTTGGCCAAGGTCGGGCTGGCCGGCAAGGAGGACGCCTACCCACGGCGCCTTTCCGGCGGCCAGCAACAGCGCGTGGCGATTGCCCGGGCGTTGGCGATGGAGCCGGCGGTGATCCTGTTCGATGAGCCGACCTCGGCCCTGGATCCGGAACTGGTGGGCGAGGTGCTGGCAACCATTCGCGACTTGGCCGAAGAAAAACGCACCATGGTCATCGTGACCCACGAAATGGGCTTCGCCCGGGACGTGGCCAACCGCGTGGTGTTTTTCGACAAAGGCGTGATCGTCGAACAAGGCGAAGCCAAGGCCTTGTTTGCAGCCCCCAAGGAAGAACGCACGCGACAGTTCCTCAGCAAGTTCCTCTCCGCCGGTCACGGCGCTCAGTAAGTTATCGGCAGTGTCATCACTTCCAGGGATGGAAGTGAGGCAGTTGCAACACTCTTCAAGATATTAGCGCCATAACTTTGCCATAAAGAAACAACTTGCAACTTGCGCCCTACTCAACATCCTCGATCGTTTTATGCGCGGCATGGATCTACCTCTCGTAACACTTACGCTCAGCCCAAGCACTCCTCCTTTTTAGTCTCAATACGCTCTTTCGAGCATTTTCCAGAAACCTGCGAGCCTCGGAAAAGGGCTTGTGATGCCGCGCATTATTAACATGGGGGCGTAGGATATTTCTGAAGCCTTTCACAATGAATTATTAAGCAAGTGCCTCTATTGACACTGAAACTATGGAGCCTTTATCTAGTGACCAACAAGCGATGCACATTATTTATTTTCTGCACAGTGATTAGGCGCAGCCTGGCCTATATGACTGCACACATAAAATATGTCGCGATTAGTCATCGCCGTTGATCTTCCCGAAACGGACTTAGTTTTCAAGCATCAAGGAGAACACCATGACATGTAAGTCGAAGAGTCCTGAACTGGCCGCCCCCACCCTGGCCAACGCCCACCCTACCGGCATCAATATCGCCAACGCCGCTCACCTGGAGGTTGCCATTGCGCCCTACCCTGGCATGGACGCAGGTGACCTGATCGAACTGTTCTGGGACAACTGCTACGTCGGCTCGCACGTGCTGTCGCAGGCCGATGTGCAAGACAGCGTCACCCTGCGAGTCCCGGAGAGTTTCATCGTCAATGGCACCTCGCGCATTCACTATCGGGTGATGCAGGTCGGGCGTGGGCCGGCGCTATCCGCCAGACAACGGGTACACGTGAAGCTCGATTGCCCCGGCGGGCAGCCGTCGGCCCTGAGCGGCGATGAAAACCAGGGCCTGGCGCCCGTGCGCATTCCCGATACTATCCGACGCCAAGGGGTGAACCCCAACCAGATCAAGCGCGGCGTACCGCTGACCATCGAACCCTACCTGAACATGGCCGCCGGCGATGCCGTGACCCTGCGCTGGGGCGATGTGCGCATGGACCTACCTGCCGTCACCGCCAGCGAGGTCGGCCAGCCAATCAATATCTGGGTCCCGCCGCAGATCATCCTGGAGGCAGGCGAAGACCTGCGCCTGGAAGTGACCTACTGCATCATTGATCGCGTAGGCAACAATTCCCTCTGGGCACCGCCGCGAACGCTGAAGATCGGTTGCGCCAATCCCTATCTGAAGAAGCCCTCGAAAGAGGCCCTCATGGCCGCTGAACCGCGACATCGAGCGCCTTGATACAGAGCGCTTTTGGTGGCGAGGGAGCTTGCTCCCGCTTGGGTGCGCAGCGCCCACCGGTAAAAGAAGGGTTGCTGCGCAACCCAGCGGGAGCAAGCTCCCTCGCCACAGAGGATTCCTTCCAATTGAATCCAACCTATACATATTCCTAAAAGTTAGTTCAAAAATAATTTATACACGCTTAGGGTATATATACCGGACCACCGGACATTCTTGATTTTGACTCGCCGCATTTATCGCGGCGTTTTCCGAAAAGATGTGAGGTGGGTATGGAACGGAACACAATCACCCCAGTGCAATACGCCAAGGCACTGCCTGCAGCCACGGAGTGGCTGTAATGTCGGATCTGGCGCAAGCAAAAATCCAGAGCGACCTGGACATCGCACCACTGTTGTTGCCCGCACAGGTGTTGCGCAACGATGCCGAGGCCATCAAAGCCGCCCATGAACTGGCGCAGGTCGCCCGTCAGCAGGCCGCGCGTCGTGATCAGCAACGCAAGCTGCCCTGGGCAGAAATCGAGCAATTCACCCGCAGCGGACTGGGCAGCATTGCCATTCCCCGGGCATACGGCGGTCCGCAGGTTTCGTTCGTCACCCTGGCCGACGTGTTCGCGATCATTTCCGCCGCTGACCCGGCCCTTGGGCAGATCCCGCAGAACCAGTTCGGCGTGCTCCAACTGATTCTCGGCACCGGCACCGAACGGCAGAAAAAAATCCTCTTGCAGAGCGTGCTCGAAGGTTGGCGCATCGGCAACGCCGGGCCGGAGCGCGGTACTCGCAATACCCTCGAGCTCAAGGCTCGGATCACCACTGACGGTGACGGGTTTGTCATCAATGGTCAGAAGTTCTATTCCACCGGCGCGCTGTTTGCCCATTGGGTCGCGGTCAAGGCGTTGAATGACGAGGGCCGCCAGGTGCTGGCATTCGTGCGGCGCGGCACCCCGGGCCTGCGGATCGTCGACGACTGGTCAGGATTCGGCCAGCGCACCACCGCCAGCGGCACCGTGCTGCTGAACAATGTGCGGGTGGATGCCGAGTTGGTCCTGGATAACTGGCGCATCAACGAAACACCCGGCGTGCAAGGTGCGATTTCCCAACTGATCCAGGCCGCCATCGATGCGGGTATCGCCCGTGGCGCCATCGATGATGCCATCGCTTTTGTGCGTGAACGGGCCCGGCCCTGGATCGACGCCCAGGTCGACCGAGCCAGTGACGACCTCTACGTGATCGCCGACATTGGCAAACTGAAAATCGAACTGCACGCCGCCGAAGCCTTGCTGCGCAAGGCCGGACAGGTGCTGGACCAGGTCAGTGCCGCCCCCATCACGGCGCAATCTGCCGCCCGCGCCTCGATTGCCGTGGCCGAGGCCAAAGTGCTCACCACCGAAATCGCCCTGCACGCCAGCGAAAAACTCTTCGAACTGGCCGGCAGCCGCGCCACCCTCGCCGAATTCAACCTCGATCGCCACTGGCGCAACGCACGGGTCCACACCCTGCACGACCCGGTGCGCTGGAAGTATCACGCGGTAGGCGCCTACCACCTGAACGGCACCTTGCCGGCCCGCCATTCCTGGATCTGACGACCCGACCTCTGGAGCAGCACATGACGCTTTCTCAACACGTCGCGGTGATCACCAGCGATGAACAAGCCCTGATCGTGGCCAGCGACCTGGCCGATGACTTCAAGCGCGACAGCGCCCTGCGCGACCGCGAGCGCCGTTTGCCGTACCCGGAACTGGAGGCCTTCTCCCGCTCGGGCCTGTGGGGTATCAGCGTGCCCACGGCCTATGGCGGTGCCGGTGTGTCCAACGTCACCCTGGCCAAAGTCATTGCGCTGATTTCCCAGGCCGACAGCTCGCTGGGGCAGATTCCGCAAAATCATTTCTATGCCCTGGAAGTGCTACGGGTAAACGGCACTGAAGCGCAAAAACAACGCCTCTACGCCGAAGTGCTCGCCGGCCAGCGCTTTGGTAACGCCCTGGCCGAACTTGGCACCAAGACTGCCCATGATCGCATCACCCAACTGCGCCGCGACGGCGAGGGCTATCGCATCAACGGTCGCAAGTTCTACGCCACGGGCGCGATCTACGCCCAGCGCATCCCCACATCAGTGGTGGACGAAAACGGTGTGCAACAACTGGCGTTCGTCCCTCGCAGCAGCCAAGGCCTGACGGTGATCGACGACTGGAGCGGTTTTGGCCAGCGCACCACGGGCAGCGGTTCGGTGGTGTTCGAAGACGTTTATGTCGCCGCCGCCGACATCGTGCCCTTCCAGAGCGCCTTCGAACGTCCCACACCGGTAGGGCCGCTGGCGCAGATTCTTCACGCCGCTATCGACACCGGCATCGCCCGCGCCGCCTACGAAGACGCCCTGCATTTTGTCCGCAATAAAACCCGCCCCTGGATCGACGCCACCAGCGACGTCGCCACCGAAGACCCGCACACCCTCAAGAGTTTCGGCCAACTGAGCATCCGCCTGCATGCCGCCGAAGCCCTGTTGGAACGCGCCGGTGAATTCCTCGACCGGGCCCAGGCCGACACCCGGGCCGACACGGTCGCCGCCGCCTCGATTGCCGTGGCCGAAGCCCGTGCCGTCAGCACCGAAATATCCCTGGCCGCCAGCAGCACGCTGTTCGAATTGGCCGGCAGCCAGGCGACCCTGGCCGAACATGGCCTCGACCGTCACTGGCGCAACGCGCGAGTGCACACCCTGCATGACCCGGTGCGCTGGAAATACCACGCCGTGGGCAACTTCTACCTCAACGATGAAAAACCGCCGCTGCGGGGGACTATCTGATGGCTCCCGGCAAGAAAAAAATCCTGCTCAACGCGTTCAACATGAACTGCATCGGGCACATCAATCACGGCCTCTGGACCCATCCCCAGGACACGTCGACCCAGTTCAACACGATCGAATACTGGACCGCCCTGGCGCAATTGCTCGAACGCGGGTTGTTCGACGGGCTGTTCATCGCCGACATCGTCGGGGTCTATGACGTGTATCAACAGTCGGTGGACGTCACGCTCAAGGAGTCGATCCAACTGCCGGTCAACGACCCGTTGCTGCTGGTCTCGGCAATGGCCGCCGTCACGAAGAACCTCGGCTTCGGCCTCACCGCCAACCTCACCTACGAACCGCCCTACCTGTTCGCCCGACGCATGAGTACCCTCGACCACCTGAGCCGCGGCCGGGTCGGCTGGAACATCGTCACCGGCTACCTGGACAGCGCCGCCAAGGCCATGGGCCTGACCGCGCAGGTCGAGCATGATCGCCGCTACGACCAGGCCGACGAGTACCTGCAAGTGCTCTACAAACTCTGGGAAGGCAGCTGGGAAAACGACGCGGTACTCAACGATCGCCAGCGGCGGATCTATGCGCAGCCGGAGAAAGTGCACAAGGTCCGGCATCAGGGCGAGTTCTATCAGGTCGAGGGTTATCACCTGTGCGAACCCTCGCCCCAGCGCACGCCGGTGCTGTTCCAGGCCGGCAGTTCCGAGCGCGGCCTGCTGTTCGCCGGACGGCATGCCGAGTGCGTGTTCATCAGCGGCCAGAACAAACCGGCGACCAAGGCCCAGGTGGACAAGGTCCGCGCCAGCGCCGTCGAAGCCGGGCGCAACCCTGGGGACATCAAGGTGTTCATGGGCCTGAACGTGATCGTCGGCGAGACCGAAGCGGCTGCCTGGGCCAAGCATGCCGAGTACCTGAGCTATGCCAGCGCCGAGGCCGGCGTGGCGCATTTTTCCGCGTCGACGGGCATCGATTTTTCCCAGTACGAACTGGACGAACCGATCCAGTACGTCAAGAGCAACGCCATCCAGTCCGCCACCAAGACCTTGCAGAACAACGACTGGACCCGGCGCAAATTGCTCGAGCAACACGCCTTGGGCGGTCGCTACATCACGGTGGTGGGCTCGCCTGAGCAGGTGGCCGATGAGCTGGAGTCGTGGATCGCTGAAACCGGCCTCGATGGTTTCAACCTGACCCGCATCGTCACGCCGCAAAGCTACGTGGACTTCATCGACCTGGTGATTCCCGAACTGCAGCGGCGTGGCGCGTACAAGACCGAATACGACAACGGGACCTTGCGGGAAAAGCTGTTTCGCGCGGGGGCTCATCTACCTGAACAACACACCGGCTCAACCTACCGACACTGACCCTGTGGCGAGGGAGCTTGCTCCTGCCCGACTACGAAGCAGGCGCCCAGCCGGCAAGGTTTCAACCGACAGACCGAGCGGACTGGTTTGGGGCCGCGTCGCGGCCCAGCGGGAGCAAGCTCCCTCGCCACACAAGCACATGGCTCAATTAATCAATGACTGGAATAACCGACATGACCCAGCAACTCCTGACCCTGCCAGTCAAAGCACTGGCCCTGGCCCTCGGCCTGTTCAGCTCGGCACTGTTTGCCGCCGACGCACCGTTGAAAATCGGCACCACCGCCGCGTTCGCCATTCCCCTGGAGGCCGCCGTGGAAGAGGCCAGCAAGCAAGGCCTGAAGGTCGAACTGGTGGAGTTCAGCGACTGGATAGCGCCCAACGTCAGCCTGGCCTCCGGTGATATCGACGTGAATTACTTCCAGCACATCCCGTTCCTGGAAAACGCCAAGGCCGCCGCCGGGTTCGATCTGGTGCCCTTTGCGCCGGGGATCATCAACAACGTCGGCCTCTATTCGAAAAAATACAAAAGCTTCGACGAACTCCCAGAAGGCGCCAGCGTCGCCATTGCCAACGACCCGATCAACAGCGGTCGCGGCCTGCAACTGTTGGCCAAGGCCGGGCTGATCAGCCTCAAGCCGGGCGTCGGCTACAAGGCCACCGAAGACGATATCGTCGCCAACCCGAAGAAACTCAAGATCCTGCAGGTCGAAGCCGTGCAACTGGTGCGCGCCTATGAAGACGCCGACCTGGTACAGGGCTACCCGGCCTACATCCGCCTGGCCAAGACCTTCGATGCCAGCTCTGCCTTGCTGTTCGACGGCCTCGATCACAAGGAATACGTGATTCAGTTCGTGATCCAGCCCAAGAGCAAGAACGATCCACGGCTGATCAAGTTCGTCGACATCTACCAACATTCGCCAGCCGTGCGCGCCGCCCTGGACAAGGCCCACGGCAAGCTCTACCAACCTGGCTGGGAAAGCTGACATGAACGCCGTCAATGCTCGACTTCGACAAGAAGCCCCCCCGCCCAGAAGCGCCAAACACACCGAACTGCATCCAGAGCTCAACCGCGCCCACGTGCGCTTCATCGGCCTGGGTAAGACCTACAACGGCGCCCAGGGTCCGCTGGCCGCGCTGCAAGGCATCGACCTGGCGATCCAGCGCGGCGAAGTGTTCGGCATCATCGGCCGCAGCGGCGCTGGCAAATCGTCGCTGATCCGCACCATCAACCGCCTCGAACAACCCACCAGTGGCCGGGTGTTGATCGATCAGATAGACATCGGCGAGTTCGATGAAGACCGCCTGGTGGAACTGCGCCGGCGCATCGGCATGATCTTCCAGCACTTCAACCTGATGTCGGCCAAGACCGTGTGGCAGAACGTCGAGCTGCCGCTGAAAGTCGCCGGCGTGCCCAAGGAGCAACGCCAGCGCAAAGTTCACGAGCTGCTGGAACTGGTCGGCCTGCAAGGCAAGCACAAGGCCTATCCGGCGCAACTTTCGGGCGGGCAGAAACAGCGGGTGGGGATTGCCCGGGCGCTGGTGCATGACCCGCAGATTTTGTTGTGCGATGAAGCCACCTCGGCCCTGGACCCGGAAACCACTCAATCGATCCTCGGTTTGCTGCGTGAGATCAATCAGCGACTGGGCCTGACCATCGTGTTGATCACCCATGAAATGGCGGTGATTCGCGAAGTCTGCGACCGGGTGGTGGTGCTCGAACAGGGGCGGATCGTCGAACAGGGGCCGGTATGGGAAGTGTTCGGCAATCCGCAACATGAGGTCAGTCGAACAATGCTGGCCCCCCTGCAACACGCCATACCTGAAGAACTGCAAAGCCGCTTGCAGGCCCTGCCAGCATCGGCGGATGCCGCTACCGTGCTGCGCCTGCAATTCACCGGCATCGGGCGGGACGAACCGGACCTCGCGGCCTTGTTCAACGCCCTGGATGGTCGGGTTCGGCTACTGCACGGCGGCATCGAACGGATCCAAGGCCACGGGCTGGGACAATTACTGCTGGCGGTGAGTGGCTCGTCATGGAGCGCCGAAGAGCTGCGCCAACGTGCAGGCAATTGGGCGCAACAGGTGGAGGTGCTGGGCTATGTGGTTTGATCGGTTATTGCAGGGCTTCATCGACACGTTCCTGATGGTCGGCGTGTCGTCATTGATCGCTTTGCTGGCGGGCATTCCGCTGGCGGTGATCCTGGTCACCAGTGGCAAGGGTGGGATCTATGAAGCGCCGGCCTTGAACCGGGCCCTTGGCGCGTTCGTGAACCTGTTTCGCTCGATCCCGTTCCTGATCTTGATGGTGGCGTTGATTCCGTTCACGCGGCTGATCGTCGGCACCACCTATGGCGTGTGGGCCGCGGTCGTACCGCTGACCATCGCCGCCACCCCGTTCTTCGCCCGCATCGCCGAAGTCAGTTTGCGGGAGGTCGACCACGGCCTGATCGAAGCGGCCCAGGCCATGGGTTGCCGGCGCTGGCACATTGTCTGGCATGTGTTGCTGCCCGAAGCACTGCCGGGCATCGTCGGCGGTTTTACCATCACACTGGTGACCATGATCAACTCCTCGGCGATGGCCGGGGCAATCGGCGCTGGCGGCCTGGGGGACATCGCCTACCGCTATGGTTACCAGCGTTTCGACAGCCAGATCATGCTCACGGTGATCGTGTTGCTGGTGGCATTGGTGGCGGTGATTCAACTCGGTGGGGATCGGTTGGCGCGGGGCTTGAACAAGCGCTGACCTGAGCGATCAATGATCTTGCGGTATAGTCGGCTCACGCTCCCCCACTCCAAGCCAGCGACCATGAAGCACACCCCCGACGACCTGCAAACCATCACCGCCACGACCCTGGGCCATTACAACGCGGTCGCCGACAGCTTTCGCGAAGGCACCCGTGATCACGACGTCAGCCAGAATATCGACGCGTTGCTGCGGCATATTCAGGCCCAGGCACCGTTGCACATCCTGGACTTCGGCTGCGGCCCCGGACGAGACCTGCGCACGTTCACCGCCATGGGCCATGTGGCGGTGGGCCTCGATGGCTCAGCGGAATTTGCCCGGATGGCGCGCCAGGACAGCGGGTGCGAAGTGTGGCAACAGGACTTTTTGAAACTCGACCTGCCGGCTGAACGCTTCGACGGGATCTTTGCCAACGCCGTGCTGTTTCATATCCCGGTCCAGGAGCTGCCTCGGGTGCTGAAACAACTGCATGCCACGCTCAAGCCCGGCGGCGTGCTGTTCAGCTCCAACCCACGGGGCGAAAACCAGGAGGGCTGGAACGGCCAGCGCTTCGGTGCCTACCACGACCTCGCGGCCTGGCGCACGCTGCTCGGCGACGCAGGCTTCGTGGAACTGGAGCATTACTACCGACCGGCTGGGCTGCCGCGCGAGCAACAGCCTTGGTTGGCAAGTGTCTGGCGCAAGTCTTGAGGACAGGCCTGTT
This window encodes:
- the tcyL gene encoding cystine ABC transporter permease, translated to MEAALQLALDSAPFLLKGAYYTVFLSLGGMFFGLLLGFGLALMRLSRFKLVNWIARIYVSFFRGTPLLVQLFVIYYGLPQLGIELDPLPAALIGFSLNMAAYACEILRAAISSIERGQWEAAASIGMTRAQTLRRAILPQAARTALPPLGNSFISLVKDTALAATIQVPELFRQAQLITARTFEIFTMYLAAALIYWVLATVLSHLQNVLEARVNRHDQES
- the tcyN gene encoding L-cystine ABC transporter ATP-binding protein TcyN, whose protein sequence is MIVVEKLTKQFKGQVVLNGIDLKIEEGEVVAIIGPSGSGKTTFLRCLNFLEEPSSGRIKVGDIEIDGSRPLNQQQGLVRRLRQQVGFVFQNFNLFPHRTALENVTEGPQVVKKIPRTEAEALGRKLLAKVGLAGKEDAYPRRLSGGQQQRVAIARALAMEPAVILFDEPTSALDPELVGEVLATIRDLAEEKRTMVIVTHEMGFARDVANRVVFFDKGVIVEQGEAKALFAAPKEERTRQFLSKFLSAGHGAQ
- a CDS encoding SfnB family sulfur acquisition oxidoreductase; amino-acid sequence: MSDLAQAKIQSDLDIAPLLLPAQVLRNDAEAIKAAHELAQVARQQAARRDQQRKLPWAEIEQFTRSGLGSIAIPRAYGGPQVSFVTLADVFAIISAADPALGQIPQNQFGVLQLILGTGTERQKKILLQSVLEGWRIGNAGPERGTRNTLELKARITTDGDGFVINGQKFYSTGALFAHWVAVKALNDEGRQVLAFVRRGTPGLRIVDDWSGFGQRTTASGTVLLNNVRVDAELVLDNWRINETPGVQGAISQLIQAAIDAGIARGAIDDAIAFVRERARPWIDAQVDRASDDLYVIADIGKLKIELHAAEALLRKAGQVLDQVSAAPITAQSAARASIAVAEAKVLTTEIALHASEKLFELAGSRATLAEFNLDRHWRNARVHTLHDPVRWKYHAVGAYHLNGTLPARHSWI
- a CDS encoding SfnB family sulfur acquisition oxidoreductase is translated as MTLSQHVAVITSDEQALIVASDLADDFKRDSALRDRERRLPYPELEAFSRSGLWGISVPTAYGGAGVSNVTLAKVIALISQADSSLGQIPQNHFYALEVLRVNGTEAQKQRLYAEVLAGQRFGNALAELGTKTAHDRITQLRRDGEGYRINGRKFYATGAIYAQRIPTSVVDENGVQQLAFVPRSSQGLTVIDDWSGFGQRTTGSGSVVFEDVYVAAADIVPFQSAFERPTPVGPLAQILHAAIDTGIARAAYEDALHFVRNKTRPWIDATSDVATEDPHTLKSFGQLSIRLHAAEALLERAGEFLDRAQADTRADTVAAASIAVAEARAVSTEISLAASSTLFELAGSQATLAEHGLDRHWRNARVHTLHDPVRWKYHAVGNFYLNDEKPPLRGTI
- a CDS encoding LLM class flavin-dependent oxidoreductase — protein: MAPGKKKILLNAFNMNCIGHINHGLWTHPQDTSTQFNTIEYWTALAQLLERGLFDGLFIADIVGVYDVYQQSVDVTLKESIQLPVNDPLLLVSAMAAVTKNLGFGLTANLTYEPPYLFARRMSTLDHLSRGRVGWNIVTGYLDSAAKAMGLTAQVEHDRRYDQADEYLQVLYKLWEGSWENDAVLNDRQRRIYAQPEKVHKVRHQGEFYQVEGYHLCEPSPQRTPVLFQAGSSERGLLFAGRHAECVFISGQNKPATKAQVDKVRASAVEAGRNPGDIKVFMGLNVIVGETEAAAWAKHAEYLSYASAEAGVAHFSASTGIDFSQYELDEPIQYVKSNAIQSATKTLQNNDWTRRKLLEQHALGGRYITVVGSPEQVADELESWIAETGLDGFNLTRIVTPQSYVDFIDLVIPELQRRGAYKTEYDNGTLREKLFRAGAHLPEQHTGSTYRH
- a CDS encoding MetQ/NlpA family ABC transporter substrate-binding protein, coding for MTQQLLTLPVKALALALGLFSSALFAADAPLKIGTTAAFAIPLEAAVEEASKQGLKVELVEFSDWIAPNVSLASGDIDVNYFQHIPFLENAKAAAGFDLVPFAPGIINNVGLYSKKYKSFDELPEGASVAIANDPINSGRGLQLLAKAGLISLKPGVGYKATEDDIVANPKKLKILQVEAVQLVRAYEDADLVQGYPAYIRLAKTFDASSALLFDGLDHKEYVIQFVIQPKSKNDPRLIKFVDIYQHSPAVRAALDKAHGKLYQPGWES
- a CDS encoding methionine ABC transporter ATP-binding protein, with translation MNAVNARLRQEAPPPRSAKHTELHPELNRAHVRFIGLGKTYNGAQGPLAALQGIDLAIQRGEVFGIIGRSGAGKSSLIRTINRLEQPTSGRVLIDQIDIGEFDEDRLVELRRRIGMIFQHFNLMSAKTVWQNVELPLKVAGVPKEQRQRKVHELLELVGLQGKHKAYPAQLSGGQKQRVGIARALVHDPQILLCDEATSALDPETTQSILGLLREINQRLGLTIVLITHEMAVIREVCDRVVVLEQGRIVEQGPVWEVFGNPQHEVSRTMLAPLQHAIPEELQSRLQALPASADAATVLRLQFTGIGRDEPDLAALFNALDGRVRLLHGGIERIQGHGLGQLLLAVSGSSWSAEELRQRAGNWAQQVEVLGYVV
- a CDS encoding methionine ABC transporter permease, with amino-acid sequence MWFDRLLQGFIDTFLMVGVSSLIALLAGIPLAVILVTSGKGGIYEAPALNRALGAFVNLFRSIPFLILMVALIPFTRLIVGTTYGVWAAVVPLTIAATPFFARIAEVSLREVDHGLIEAAQAMGCRRWHIVWHVLLPEALPGIVGGFTITLVTMINSSAMAGAIGAGGLGDIAYRYGYQRFDSQIMLTVIVLLVALVAVIQLGGDRLARGLNKR
- a CDS encoding class I SAM-dependent methyltransferase, producing MKHTPDDLQTITATTLGHYNAVADSFREGTRDHDVSQNIDALLRHIQAQAPLHILDFGCGPGRDLRTFTAMGHVAVGLDGSAEFARMARQDSGCEVWQQDFLKLDLPAERFDGIFANAVLFHIPVQELPRVLKQLHATLKPGGVLFSSNPRGENQEGWNGQRFGAYHDLAAWRTLLGDAGFVELEHYYRPAGLPREQQPWLASVWRKS